AAAACAAAACGCTAGCTAGAGGGGAAAAAGCGCAACAAGTGTGGACGGTACTCGTTGCAGCGCAAGAACGAAGAGCACGTGGGCCGATCGTTGACAGCTGTGGGTCCATCCTGTACCATTGGGCCCCGTGCATTAAGAGACCGGCCGGCATGGAAATCTGGGGAGTAACGTTATAAAATAAAATGAGCAAGCGAGCCCGAGCACCACTACGAGTTTTCGTTGGAGTTACTTACTGAGCAGTGAGCACCTACTACCAAGTACCAACTGCTACCACATCTAGCTATCGTAAGCAAAAAGTGAGTGAGGGAACCAAAATGGCGGAGGCCATCGTCGGCCCGCTGCTGAGCAAGCTCCAGGAGCTGGCCCTGAGCGAGGGGAGGGCGCTGGTTGCCGTCAGCGGCGAAATCGGGAACCTCCGCGACAAGCTCATGTGGCTGCTGGCCTTTCTTCAGGAGGCCGACCCCCGGCGCCGCACCCGCGCCAGCGAGCTCATGCGCGTGCTTGTGCGCCAGACCCGCGACGCCGCGTTCAGCGCCGAGGACGCCGTCGACGAGTACGTCTTCCGCGTCGACCTGTCTCGGTACCCCAGTTGGTCCCGCGCCATCCTCGGCTTCCTCGCTGGCTCCACCACACAGCTCCTCGTCCGGCACAGGCTCTCCGGTGAGATCGCGGCCATAAACGGCCGGCTCGAGGAGATCATCAAGAACAAGGAGAAGTACAGGCTGGAGGACTCCGCCGCCGTATCATCGGTGCGAACGTGGACCGCCTCTGCTGCCTCCTCAAGTGTCTCACTCACCTGGTCAGCCTTCCCCTGCACTGTCACTTGCCAAGTTTATCTTTATCATCGATCTGCATATGTGCTGAAGTATAAAAGTACACCGATCTGCCATCTTTTTAGTTTAAATTTACTGAATGGACTGGAGCACAAGAGGCCAATGAGGTCGACTAAGCTTTGCAGTTTTGTAGCAGGGTTAATATTACCGAGAGCCGTCTATCCGATATTGAGATCTGTaaacaattccatatttttttttcTGAGCTCTGTTAGGGTCGCTAATAGCATGCTATAGTGTGTAGATAATTGTCTCGCTAAATAAATCAGTGTATAATCTTTCGCTAATAACATGTTATAGCGCGCtatagcacgctaatagcatattttaTGAGCCGGCGCTATTTTGTATAGCACGCTATTTTTTCATTGAAGCAAACACTATAGTTTTTTTTAACTTGGTGAACGAATTATTAAAGAGTCAGTTACACCACTGTTGCTAGTCCTTGGCATGAATGATCACTTTAGTGCTATAAGTTGTGGTGTACATTAAAATGGTGCAAGAACTTCGCTTTGTGATGCAAATACAGTAGGAAACTCGTTTTTATACATTCTTGGTGCTGACAAGGCATGACAGCATTGGCATG
The DNA window shown above is from Triticum aestivum cultivar Chinese Spring unplaced genomic scaffold, IWGSC CS RefSeq v2.1 scaffold174505, whole genome shotgun sequence and carries:
- the LOC123175961 gene encoding uncharacterized protein, yielding MAEAIVGPLLSKLQELALSEGRALVAVSGEIGNLRDKLMWLLAFLQEADPRRRTRASELMRVLVRQTRDAAFSAEDAVDEYVFRVDLSRYPSWSRAILGFLAGSTTQLLVRHRLSGEIAAINGRLEEIIKNKEKYRLEDSAAVSSVRTWTASAASSSVSLTWSAFPCTVTCQVYLYHRSAYVLKYKSTPICHLFSLNLLNGLEHKRPMRSTKLCSFVAGLILPRAVYPILRSVNNSIFFFLSSVRVANSML